In one Novosphingopyxis iocasae genomic region, the following are encoded:
- a CDS encoding acyl-CoA dehydrogenase family protein, whose amino-acid sequence MIPAIAQQVCAPIAKHAGRADRRDGDLGLEIDLLRDGGWLKACLPVDQGGAGWGTEPDATESAFDALRVLGGANLSVARLFEGHMNAVKLLALYGSARQLDALGVAVRAGTLFGVWGADDPASPLKQQDDHLTGAKRFASGLELVDVAIVSVAREDGPQLLLVASDRPERADASAWNMAGMRATRSGTYDFSGVHTAPQCFIGVPGDYLREPNFEGGIWRYCAAHLGAAEALYDAMRQALTERGRAGSPHQQDRIVRCAIAIETARLWLMRAAREVEAADAPPRKAALSLAAREVTEDSCRTVMQLVEQSLGMAAHEEGSTVERIRRDLSLFLCQAAPDAKRARAAQTLIDSRLRFECL is encoded by the coding sequence ATGATACCCGCGATCGCGCAACAGGTCTGTGCGCCGATCGCGAAGCATGCCGGGCGGGCGGATCGGCGCGACGGCGATCTCGGTCTGGAGATCGATCTGTTGCGTGACGGCGGCTGGTTGAAGGCTTGCCTCCCTGTCGATCAGGGGGGCGCAGGCTGGGGTACAGAGCCGGATGCCACGGAAAGCGCTTTCGATGCGCTTCGGGTACTCGGCGGCGCTAACTTGTCGGTGGCACGTCTGTTCGAAGGACATATGAATGCCGTAAAGCTGTTGGCGCTTTACGGCTCAGCGAGGCAATTAGATGCGCTGGGCGTGGCGGTGCGCGCGGGCACCTTGTTCGGCGTATGGGGCGCCGATGACCCGGCCAGTCCGCTGAAGCAGCAGGACGATCATCTGACCGGCGCCAAACGCTTTGCATCCGGCCTCGAACTAGTCGACGTCGCAATCGTAAGCGTTGCTAGAGAAGACGGCCCACAACTGCTTTTGGTAGCAAGCGACCGGCCTGAGCGCGCGGACGCAAGCGCTTGGAACATGGCCGGGATGCGCGCAACGCGTTCTGGCACTTACGATTTCTCCGGCGTGCACACCGCCCCCCAATGCTTCATCGGTGTGCCGGGCGATTATTTGCGAGAACCGAATTTCGAGGGCGGCATTTGGCGCTACTGCGCGGCCCATTTGGGTGCTGCGGAAGCGCTTTACGATGCCATGCGCCAAGCGCTGACCGAGCGGGGCCGCGCCGGCAGCCCGCATCAGCAGGACCGCATCGTCCGCTGTGCCATCGCGATCGAAACCGCACGGCTGTGGCTGATGCGCGCTGCTAGGGAAGTCGAAGCTGCAGACGCACCGCCACGCAAGGCTGCCCTTTCCCTGGCTGCCCGCGAGGTGACGGAGGACAGTTGCCGGACCGTGATGCAACTTGTCGAACAGTCGCTCGGCATGGCCGCGCATGAAGAGGGTAGCACGGTTGAACGGATCCGGCGCGACCTCTCATTATTCCTTTGTCAGGCCGCACCCGATGCCAAACGCGCCCGCGCTGCACAAACGTTAATCGATAGCCGCCTCAGATTCGAATGCCTGTAG
- a CDS encoding glycosyltransferase, with product MGIRPAGPVIEGSSPARRHSDGGCQTIGSALDPANAPPRLSCLLASAPFADGVRSVSFRHHAEGFYDYAVAIPARNEIALLPRALAALGRTMDACRSQRGVVVLVVNDSDDGSADLFGRWAETRNAAFALAEIGFNNAIRDAPHARRFAMDIAAQFTPHGAILTTDADSHVGPNWIEAFQNGLKAGYDLLCEDVRLDETELGRLPDSVRAVGALERRYFELCEELWQRWTGRGPFAVRASGASMAIRTPVYHSLGGLPTPRVGEDSALAANAQKAEYRVFNCGDLGTRTSARLHGRAAGGCGEALRQRACEADPACDGSLVPLSVLRSMADEVTEGVELAASSRAPMRASEVRHQLQLAERLLAPERAA from the coding sequence ATGGGAATTCGTCCCGCCGGGCCGGTGATTGAGGGGTCATCGCCTGCCCGGCGGCACTCGGACGGCGGATGCCAAACCATTGGCTCCGCACTCGATCCTGCCAACGCCCCGCCTCGGCTGTCCTGCCTGCTCGCCTCCGCTCCATTTGCGGACGGCGTGCGTTCGGTGAGCTTTCGGCATCACGCCGAAGGGTTTTACGACTATGCGGTGGCGATTCCGGCCCGGAATGAAATCGCACTGCTTCCGCGCGCCCTAGCCGCGCTTGGCCGGACGATGGATGCCTGCCGATCGCAAAGGGGCGTTGTCGTACTGGTCGTCAACGACAGTGACGACGGTAGTGCCGATCTGTTCGGTCGCTGGGCGGAAACGCGTAACGCCGCATTTGCCTTGGCCGAAATCGGCTTCAACAATGCGATCCGCGATGCCCCGCATGCTCGGCGGTTCGCCATGGACATTGCCGCGCAGTTTACGCCGCATGGGGCGATTCTGACCACTGATGCGGACAGCCACGTCGGTCCGAACTGGATCGAAGCTTTCCAGAATGGATTGAAAGCGGGCTACGATCTTCTCTGTGAAGACGTGCGGCTCGACGAAACCGAACTCGGCCGCCTTCCTGATAGCGTTCGCGCCGTCGGGGCGCTTGAGCGACGCTACTTCGAGTTGTGCGAAGAGCTATGGCAGCGCTGGACGGGCCGTGGACCGTTCGCGGTTCGCGCATCGGGCGCGAGCATGGCCATCCGCACGCCCGTTTATCATAGCCTCGGCGGACTTCCCACACCGCGCGTCGGAGAGGACTCAGCCTTAGCTGCCAATGCGCAGAAAGCCGAATACCGGGTCTTCAATTGTGGCGACTTGGGTACGCGCACATCCGCGCGGTTACATGGACGCGCAGCCGGTGGTTGCGGCGAGGCGTTGCGCCAACGCGCGTGTGAGGCGGATCCGGCCTGTGATGGTTCGCTGGTGCCCCTCTCGGTGTTGCGCAGCATGGCTGACGAGGTGACCGAGGGAGTCGAACTCGCCGCATCTTCCCGAGCACCGATGAGGGCAAGCGAAGTCCGCCACCAATTGCAGTTGGCCGAGCGTCTCCTCGCGCCGGAGAGAGCAGCATGA
- a CDS encoding ferritin-like domain-containing protein, whose protein sequence is MAAPKNLQDCYTEELADLWSANDQMERVVRNLASKSGDEKLGERLRNAAAGIEEHSSQIRQLLKDCGVNEKEHCKGMEGLVKEAQKHAIDAEIDDPDVRDVIIIAQYQRMCHYGICGFGTSKAFAKALGKDDHVETLDKITESIYDADENMSDLAERSANLSAK, encoded by the coding sequence ATGGCAGCCCCGAAAAACCTGCAGGATTGCTACACGGAAGAACTAGCCGACCTTTGGTCTGCCAACGATCAAATGGAGCGCGTGGTGCGCAATCTCGCTAGCAAATCTGGTGACGAGAAACTCGGCGAACGCCTTCGTAACGCCGCCGCGGGCATCGAAGAACATAGTTCCCAAATCCGCCAACTGTTGAAGGATTGCGGCGTCAATGAGAAGGAGCATTGCAAAGGCATGGAGGGCCTTGTCAAAGAGGCGCAAAAACATGCCATCGATGCCGAAATCGACGACCCGGACGTGCGCGATGTCATTATTATCGCGCAATATCAGCGCATGTGCCATTACGGCATCTGCGGCTTCGGCACATCCAAGGCTTTCGCTAAGGCCCTCGGCAAGGACGACCATGTAGAAACGCTCGATAAGATTACCGAGTCGATCTACGACGCCGACGAGAATATGTCGGATCTTGCCGAGCGCAGCGCGAACCTCTCCGCGAAATAG
- a CDS encoding catalase, with protein sequence MADDFELSPGGANHQKPSGDEDRMTTAQGAPVADDQNWLTAGPRGPQLLEDHIAREKIFHFDHERIPERVVHARGYGVHGHFELTEAIPEFSSAAIFNEVGVKTPTFTRFSTVAGNKGSPDLARDVRGFATKFYTKQGNWDLVGNNIPVFFIQDAIKFPDLIHAAKPAPDRGFPQAQTAHDNFWDFIGLSPEAMHMAMWIMSDRTIPRSFRFMEGFGVHSFRLVNAEGKSHFVKFHWKPKLGMQSVIWNEALKLNGMDPDFHRRDMWDAIDAGDYPQWDLGLQIFDEEFAEQFEFDVLDATKIIPEEQVPVKIVGTLTLDANVRNFFAETEQVAFCTQNIVPGIDFSDDPLLQGRNFSYLDTQLKRLGGPNFTHIPINAPKCPVRHFQQDGHMAMTNPQGRANYEPNSWGEGTGEDRGPRACPAEGFESYPAEVAGRKRRVRSETFADHYSQARQFYVSQTPVEQTHMANAFTFELSKVERPDIRARMVGHLRHIDAGLAQRVADGLGMAELPDKVPLAREPITDLPESPALSILKNGPGSFKGRKLGIYIAKGAEKAQVEALKRAAGNAGAMVEIIAPHVGGAELSDGSRMEADEKIDGGPSVAYDAVAVLMSEESARRYNSDKPSIDFVNDAFAHAKFVAYVPAVQPLFQAAGVWDWMDDGFFDLGEDGAADAFIEACGKLRFWDRESVKQD encoded by the coding sequence ATGGCTGACGATTTTGAGCTTTCACCTGGCGGAGCAAATCATCAGAAACCGAGTGGGGACGAAGACCGAATGACGACGGCGCAAGGTGCGCCGGTGGCGGACGATCAGAACTGGCTCACCGCCGGTCCGCGCGGCCCGCAGCTCCTCGAAGATCATATCGCGCGCGAGAAGATCTTCCATTTCGATCATGAGCGCATTCCCGAACGTGTGGTCCATGCGCGGGGATATGGCGTTCACGGCCATTTCGAACTGACCGAGGCGATCCCCGAATTCTCCAGCGCCGCGATTTTCAACGAAGTCGGCGTGAAAACGCCCACCTTCACGCGCTTTTCCACCGTGGCGGGGAATAAGGGTTCGCCCGATCTGGCGCGCGACGTGCGCGGCTTCGCCACAAAATTCTACACCAAGCAGGGCAATTGGGATCTTGTCGGCAACAACATTCCGGTGTTCTTCATTCAGGACGCCATCAAGTTTCCCGATCTGATCCATGCCGCCAAACCGGCGCCCGACCGCGGCTTTCCGCAGGCGCAGACAGCCCACGACAATTTCTGGGACTTCATCGGCCTGTCGCCCGAAGCCATGCACATGGCGATGTGGATCATGTCCGATCGCACGATCCCGCGCAGCTTCCGCTTCATGGAAGGCTTCGGCGTGCACAGCTTCCGCCTGGTGAATGCGGAGGGTAAATCGCACTTCGTCAAATTCCACTGGAAGCCGAAGCTTGGCATGCAGTCGGTGATCTGGAACGAAGCGCTGAAGCTCAACGGCATGGACCCCGATTTCCATCGGCGGGACATGTGGGACGCGATCGACGCGGGCGATTATCCGCAATGGGATCTGGGCCTGCAAATTTTCGACGAGGAATTTGCCGAACAGTTCGAATTCGACGTTCTGGACGCTACCAAGATCATTCCCGAAGAGCAGGTGCCGGTAAAGATCGTCGGCACGCTGACGCTGGATGCCAATGTCCGCAACTTCTTCGCCGAGACGGAGCAAGTGGCCTTCTGCACGCAGAACATCGTGCCGGGCATCGACTTTTCCGACGACCCGCTGCTGCAGGGGCGCAATTTCAGCTATCTGGATACGCAGCTGAAGCGCCTCGGCGGCCCGAACTTCACGCATATTCCGATCAACGCCCCCAAATGCCCGGTCCGCCACTTCCAGCAGGACGGCCATATGGCCATGACCAACCCGCAAGGGCGCGCCAATTACGAACCCAATAGCTGGGGCGAAGGCACCGGCGAGGACCGGGGGCCGAGAGCATGCCCGGCCGAGGGCTTCGAAAGCTATCCGGCCGAAGTTGCGGGCCGGAAGCGGCGCGTGCGCAGCGAAACCTTTGCCGATCACTACAGCCAGGCGCGCCAGTTCTACGTCTCGCAAACCCCGGTCGAGCAGACGCATATGGCAAATGCCTTCACCTTCGAACTGTCGAAAGTGGAACGTCCCGATATCCGCGCCCGCATGGTGGGACATTTGCGGCATATCGATGCCGGGCTAGCGCAGCGGGTGGCGGACGGCCTTGGTATGGCGGAACTGCCGGACAAGGTTCCGCTCGCCCGCGAGCCGATCACCGATCTGCCCGAGAGCCCGGCGCTGTCGATCCTGAAGAACGGCCCAGGCAGCTTTAAGGGCCGCAAGCTCGGCATTTACATCGCAAAGGGCGCGGAAAAAGCGCAGGTAGAAGCACTAAAACGCGCCGCCGGGAATGCCGGGGCGATGGTGGAGATCATCGCGCCACATGTCGGCGGGGCCGAGCTTTCCGATGGAAGTCGGATGGAAGCCGATGAGAAGATCGATGGCGGCCCATCCGTCGCCTATGATGCGGTGGCGGTGCTGATGAGCGAGGAATCGGCACGGCGCTACAATAGCGACAAACCGTCGATCGACTTCGTCAACGATGCTTTCGCTCATGCCAAGTTCGTCGCCTACGTGCCCGCGGTCCAGCCTCTGTTTCAGGCTGCCGGAGTTTGGGATTGGATGGACGACGGCTTCTTCGATCTCGGTGAGGACGGCGCGGCGGATGCATTCATCGAAGCGTGCGGAAAGCTGCGCTTCTGGGATCGCGAAAGCGTGAAGCAGGACTGA
- a CDS encoding SRPBCC family protein, translating to MTINTQSSDRKSGRTGATAAIASAALAVGGIAIGAAIARRRAASTDDAPERSRKNLPGGNALVGRTVTIGRSREKLHGFWEKIENLPEVMENVERIERNAETDIWHIRAPGGTTVQVETRITENVPGERIAWESVEGSSIDTRGEVTFRDAPGDRGTRVTLVMSYDPPAGALGRTVAKLFRREPEVQARHDLKRFKMLMETGEIATSAHRRDRTRAAQQETE from the coding sequence ATGACCATTAATACCCAAAGCAGCGATAGGAAGAGCGGCCGGACCGGGGCCACCGCAGCAATTGCCAGCGCGGCCCTCGCCGTCGGCGGAATCGCAATCGGCGCCGCCATCGCACGTCGCCGCGCGGCCAGCACGGACGACGCACCGGAGCGAAGTCGCAAGAACTTGCCCGGCGGCAACGCGCTGGTGGGCCGCACCGTTACGATCGGGCGCTCCCGCGAAAAACTGCACGGCTTCTGGGAGAAGATCGAAAACCTCCCTGAAGTGATGGAGAATGTTGAGCGGATCGAGCGCAACGCCGAGACCGATATCTGGCATATCCGGGCACCCGGTGGGACCACCGTGCAAGTCGAAACCAGGATCACCGAGAATGTGCCCGGCGAGCGCATCGCATGGGAATCGGTGGAAGGTTCTTCCATCGATACCCGCGGCGAAGTGACCTTCCGGGACGCACCCGGCGACCGGGGCACGAGGGTGACGCTCGTCATGTCTTACGATCCCCCCGCCGGCGCCCTGGGCCGGACGGTCGCCAAACTCTTCCGCCGTGAGCCGGAAGTTCAGGCGCGCCACGATTTGAAGCGCTTCAAGATGCTCATGGAAACCGGCGAGATCGCCACGTCCGCGCATCGCCGCGATCGGACGCGCGCCGCCCAGCAGGAGACCGAATGA
- a CDS encoding zinc-dependent alcohol dehydrogenase yields MKALTWHGTHDVRVDTVDDPEIINPRDAIIKVTSTAICGSDLHLYDGVIPAVRPGDILGHEFMGEVMETGKDSTLTKGQRVVVPFTISCGGCFHCKMQQYSCCDNSNPAEKQDMSATLYGHPMSALFGYSHLTGGYSGGQAEYVRVPFSDVGPIVVPDHLDDDRVLFLSDILPTGWMGAENADIQPDDTVAVWGCGPVGLFAIQSALVMGASKVIAIDHYPNRLALARQLGAEVIDFRGTDVREALMEMSGGIGVDAVIDAVGMEAHGFAPDNVIDIAKQKIGMGADRAAALKQAILAVRPGGRVSIPGVYGGMTDKFPLGAMMEKALQVRGGQTHVQRYTKDLLEKIEDGTLDTTFLISHRLPLEDAARGYKCFREEQDSWTKVVLKPGMELGQTK; encoded by the coding sequence ATGAAAGCCCTAACCTGGCACGGAACCCATGACGTACGCGTCGACACCGTCGACGATCCCGAAATCATCAATCCCCGCGATGCGATCATAAAAGTCACCTCCACCGCGATTTGCGGCAGCGACCTTCATCTCTACGACGGCGTCATTCCCGCCGTTCGGCCCGGCGACATTCTGGGCCATGAATTCATGGGTGAAGTGATGGAAACCGGCAAGGACAGCACGCTCACCAAGGGCCAGCGCGTCGTGGTGCCGTTTACGATCAGCTGCGGCGGCTGCTTCCACTGCAAGATGCAACAATATAGCTGCTGCGACAATTCCAACCCCGCCGAAAAGCAGGACATGTCCGCCACGCTGTACGGCCATCCCATGTCCGCTCTGTTCGGTTATTCGCACCTTACCGGCGGTTATTCCGGTGGACAGGCCGAATATGTTCGCGTGCCCTTCTCCGACGTCGGGCCGATCGTGGTCCCGGACCATCTGGACGACGATCGGGTCCTGTTCCTGTCAGACATTCTGCCGACTGGTTGGATGGGCGCCGAGAATGCCGACATACAGCCGGACGATACGGTCGCGGTCTGGGGCTGTGGCCCGGTAGGTCTGTTTGCTATCCAGTCCGCTCTGGTTATGGGCGCGAGCAAGGTGATCGCGATCGATCACTATCCCAACCGGCTCGCTCTCGCCCGGCAGCTGGGCGCCGAGGTTATCGATTTCCGCGGCACCGATGTGCGTGAAGCGCTGATGGAAATGAGCGGCGGCATCGGCGTCGATGCGGTGATCGATGCCGTTGGCATGGAAGCGCACGGCTTCGCGCCCGATAACGTCATCGACATCGCCAAGCAGAAGATCGGCATGGGTGCGGACCGCGCGGCGGCGCTCAAGCAGGCGATCCTCGCCGTTCGGCCGGGCGGGCGGGTGTCCATTCCCGGCGTCTATGGCGGGATGACCGACAAGTTCCCTCTCGGTGCGATGATGGAAAAGGCACTGCAAGTGCGCGGGGGCCAGACCCATGTGCAGCGTTACACCAAGGATCTGCTGGAAAAGATCGAGGACGGCACGCTTGATACCACCTTCCTCATTTCGCACCGCCTGCCGCTCGAAGACGCGGCCCGCGGCTACAAATGCTTCCGCGAAGAGCAGGATAGCTGGACCAAGGTGGTCCTGAAGCCAGGTATGGAATTGGGGCAGACCAAGTGA